From the genome of Verrucomicrobiaceae bacterium, one region includes:
- the asnB gene encoding asparagine synthase (glutamine-hydrolyzing) has product MCSIAGFLNCGDSTLLERINATMRHRGPDASGVQWFAEMNSGLAHNRLAIVDLSPGGAQPMRSSCGRHWISFNGEIYNYRELRRELEAKGHTFRSSSDTEVLLAALIEWGEGCLNKLSGMFAFAWIDLDKRRLFAARDQLGIKPFYFTKTSGGGLAFASEIKALLACPFVTAQRDDEALRNPNRFLIAPSTGFLGIDKLPAGHTLTWQDGKLETRCYWQLEPTETLTDENEAIEQIGDLVEKAVEMQMIADVPVGTFLSGGLDSSLISALMRRHNTGRIDAFTIKFSSQDQKFEKASDDATYARVVADKFGFKLHEFEIEPKITELLPKMVWHMDEPLSDPAAVNTYLISQAARDMGIIVLLNGVGGDEIFGGYRKHLACLHAGRFQSLTPSFIRSGISRIVDALPVATKSRGLLLPRMMKRFMSYASLPEAERYLAADLALTPQRFAELYRGANYHATPFWLRQQAALNAPGLSYLTRMCLNDTQVFLPEHNLTYSDKATMAASIETRPPLVDKDVAEAMFRAAPHLRIQGSIQKHLLKRIGAKHLPHDVVYRPKASFNSPLRSWMRGPLRTVIDEFLSDTQINSRGLHDAKVVRRMIEDDRAGREDHSMWLWTLLTTELWHRTFLDKTPSGPVTL; this is encoded by the coding sequence ATGTGCTCCATCGCCGGCTTTCTCAACTGCGGTGACTCCACTCTGCTGGAGCGCATCAACGCAACCATGCGCCACCGCGGACCCGACGCTTCCGGCGTGCAGTGGTTCGCGGAGATGAACAGCGGCCTCGCGCACAACCGCCTCGCCATCGTGGATCTCTCGCCCGGTGGTGCGCAGCCCATGCGCAGCAGTTGCGGCAGGCACTGGATCAGCTTCAACGGCGAGATCTACAACTACCGCGAACTGCGCCGCGAGCTGGAGGCCAAAGGCCACACCTTTCGCAGCAGCAGCGACACCGAAGTGCTCCTCGCTGCGCTCATCGAGTGGGGTGAAGGCTGCCTGAACAAACTCAGCGGCATGTTCGCCTTCGCGTGGATCGATTTGGACAAGCGCAGGCTCTTTGCCGCTCGTGACCAGCTCGGCATCAAGCCGTTCTACTTCACCAAAACCAGCGGCGGTGGTCTCGCCTTCGCCTCCGAGATCAAAGCGCTGCTCGCATGTCCCTTCGTCACCGCGCAGCGCGATGACGAGGCGCTGCGCAATCCGAACCGCTTCCTCATCGCCCCCAGCACCGGCTTCCTTGGCATCGACAAGCTCCCTGCGGGCCACACGCTCACCTGGCAGGACGGTAAACTCGAAACGCGTTGCTACTGGCAACTCGAGCCCACCGAGACGCTCACCGACGAAAACGAGGCCATCGAGCAGATCGGCGACCTCGTCGAAAAAGCCGTCGAGATGCAAATGATCGCCGATGTGCCGGTGGGCACTTTTTTGAGTGGCGGACTCGACTCCTCGCTCATCAGCGCCCTCATGCGTCGGCATAACACGGGCCGCATCGACGCCTTCACGATCAAATTTTCATCGCAGGACCAGAAGTTCGAAAAAGCCAGCGACGACGCCACCTACGCCCGCGTTGTGGCCGACAAGTTCGGCTTCAAGCTGCATGAATTCGAGATCGAGCCGAAGATCACCGAACTGCTGCCGAAGATGGTCTGGCACATGGACGAGCCGCTGTCTGATCCCGCCGCCGTGAACACCTATCTCATCTCGCAAGCCGCACGCGACATGGGAATCATCGTTTTGCTCAACGGCGTCGGTGGTGACGAAATCTTCGGCGGTTACCGCAAACACCTCGCCTGCCTCCACGCAGGCCGTTTCCAGTCCCTCACGCCTTCCTTCATCCGCAGTGGCATCTCACGCATCGTGGATGCCTTGCCCGTTGCGACCAAGAGCCGCGGTCTGCTGCTTCCTCGCATGATGAAGCGCTTCATGAGCTACGCCTCGCTCCCCGAGGCCGAGCGCTACCTCGCTGCCGACCTCGCACTCACACCACAGCGCTTCGCGGAGCTCTATCGCGGTGCCAATTACCACGCCACACCCTTCTGGCTCCGCCAGCAGGCCGCGCTGAACGCCCCCGGCCTCAGCTACCTCACGCGCATGTGCTTGAACGACACGCAAGTCTTCCTGCCGGAGCACAACCTCACCTACAGCGACAAAGCGACGATGGCCGCCAGCATCGAGACACGGCCACCCCTTGTCGATAAAGACGTCGCCGAGGCCATGTTCCGCGCCGCGCCGCATCTGCGCATCCAGGGCAGCATCCAGAAGCATCTCCTCAAACGCATCGGTGCCAAACATCTGCCGCACGATGTCGTCTATCGCCCCAAAGCCAGCTTCAACAGCCCGCTGCGCAGTTGGATGCGCGGCCCGCTGCGTACCGTCATCGACGAATTCCTGTCCGACACCCAGATCAACTCCCGCGGCCTCCACGACGCCAAAGTCGTCCGCCGCATGATCGAAGACGACCGCGCCGGCCGCGAGGATCACAGCATGTGGCTCTGGACGCTGCTCACCACCGAGCTCTGGCACCGCACCTTCCTCGACAAAACGCCGAGCGGTCCTGTGACGCTGTGA
- a CDS encoding phenylacetate--CoA ligase family protein, which produces MASASPESPRAHRMHLEDSLYPLLKLYESAPQPVKLLAGTVYRAIPASWRNGPAFPTFQRDAREVENWDADAIRRYQTAAVRESLLAASKAPFYAKRFAEHGVDPTRFESLEQLSAYPLLTKDELLRERENLANPALRHERLPMTTGGSSGIPVGFDLHKGISRPKEQAYLDATWARCGYRHGDRVAVIRGGVTSTRADGTIRYHDATRDWLVLSSSHLTAARLSDYARELNRFQPKHLLCYPSAALMLMQLGIKLDFPLTSLLCGSEKLSAEAQRLLEAYFKVPIMHWYGHSERVVLAAQRPGSTALHFWPTYGLVEFGEADAAGNREIIGTSFHNHVMPLIRYRTGDFARVAESASWRVVEAITGRDYEFLISRTGRRISLTAINMHDDLFDGLLAVQFHQHQPGEAECHLLPSPNWSRDREAVIHSGLMQKLGDDFTLTLRVTDHVEQTSAGKHRWLVTSLK; this is translated from the coding sequence TTGGCCTCCGCCTCGCCTGAGTCCCCGCGTGCCCACCGCATGCACCTCGAAGACAGCCTCTATCCGCTACTGAAGCTCTATGAGAGTGCGCCGCAGCCTGTGAAGCTGCTCGCGGGCACGGTCTATCGCGCCATCCCGGCCTCGTGGCGGAATGGACCGGCATTTCCGACCTTTCAGCGTGACGCACGCGAGGTCGAAAACTGGGACGCAGACGCGATTCGTCGCTATCAGACCGCAGCGGTGCGTGAATCGCTCCTCGCGGCTTCAAAGGCTCCTTTTTATGCCAAACGCTTCGCCGAGCACGGCGTCGATCCCACGCGGTTTGAGTCGCTGGAGCAGCTTTCGGCCTATCCGCTGCTCACCAAGGACGAATTGCTCCGTGAACGCGAAAACCTCGCCAATCCCGCTTTGCGTCATGAACGCCTCCCCATGACCACCGGCGGCTCCAGCGGCATTCCAGTCGGTTTTGATCTGCATAAAGGCATCAGCCGACCCAAAGAGCAGGCCTACCTCGACGCCACCTGGGCACGCTGCGGCTATCGGCACGGAGACCGCGTCGCCGTCATTCGTGGCGGCGTCACCTCCACCCGTGCAGATGGCACCATCCGCTATCACGACGCCACACGCGACTGGCTTGTGCTTTCCTCTTCCCACCTCACTGCGGCACGCCTCAGCGACTATGCACGTGAGCTGAACCGCTTTCAGCCAAAGCATCTGCTCTGCTATCCCAGCGCCGCGCTCATGCTCATGCAGTTGGGCATCAAACTCGACTTTCCGCTCACCTCCTTGCTCTGCGGCTCTGAAAAACTCAGCGCCGAAGCGCAGCGCCTGCTTGAGGCTTACTTCAAAGTGCCCATCATGCACTGGTATGGCCACAGCGAGCGCGTCGTGCTCGCCGCGCAGCGTCCCGGCAGCACCGCGCTGCATTTTTGGCCCACCTACGGCCTCGTCGAGTTCGGTGAAGCCGACGCCGCTGGAAACCGCGAGATCATCGGCACCTCGTTTCATAATCACGTCATGCCGCTCATCCGCTACCGCACCGGTGACTTCGCCAGAGTGGCCGAATCTGCCTCGTGGCGTGTCGTCGAGGCCATCACCGGTCGCGATTACGAATTCCTCATCAGCCGCACCGGTCGCCGCATCTCCCTCACCGCCATCAACATGCACGACGACCTCTTTGACGGTCTGCTCGCCGTGCAGTTCCATCAGCACCAACCCGGAGAGGCCGAATGCCACCTTCTCCCCTCTCCAAACTGGTCCCGCGACCGCGAAGCCGTCATCCACAGCGGCCTGATGCAAAAACTCGGCGATGATTTCACGCTCACTCTCCGCGTCACCGATCACGTCGAACAAACCAGCGCCGGCAAACACCGGTGGCTAGTCACTTCGTTGAAATAA
- a CDS encoding PIN domain-containing protein has translation MIIHLDTNFLIGAQKPGTVPNQKFLEWLACGDLFEISVLVWAEFLCGSLTHEEEASARLLISAQHPMSDGQAELGAKLFRETGRRKRSLADCLIAACAILADAPLATENRTDFEKLVPLGLRLA, from the coding sequence ATGATCATTCATCTGGACACAAATTTTCTGATCGGGGCGCAAAAACCTGGAACAGTCCCAAATCAAAAGTTCTTGGAATGGCTGGCTTGTGGCGACCTCTTTGAAATCAGCGTCCTCGTTTGGGCAGAGTTTCTCTGCGGCTCACTGACTCATGAGGAAGAAGCCAGCGCTCGGTTGCTCATCAGTGCTCAGCACCCGATGAGCGATGGCCAAGCAGAACTTGGCGCGAAACTTTTCCGTGAAACAGGTCGTCGCAAACGCTCACTCGCCGACTGCCTCATCGCAGCCTGTGCCATCCTCGCGGACGCACCACTTGCCACGGAGAATCGCACGGACTTCGAAAAATTGGTGCCCCTTGGCCTCCGCCTCGCCTGA
- a CDS encoding FkbM family methyltransferase, which yields MQLHKAGLLNRAAKKVSPLLSSILTAGPLEKITRGIDAYVNFLLGRGSGTGWDLESEVACASQQITSKAPVIFDVGANIGEWSVFMHKYQPQARLFLFEPSQECIKQLFDKHIPNATIIGKACSHQSGVADFYASSPTDGSASLHARGESYFAEEKYLVSSVPTTTIDEIMHLESLTTIDFLKMDVEGHEYSVLEGAAAALKNRRIRALSFEFGGGNINSRTYFRDFWNLLTSSGFKFYRVTPGGRLLHLDHYYEDQEYFRGVSNYVCVLQ from the coding sequence ATGCAACTGCATAAAGCCGGACTCCTCAATCGTGCCGCCAAAAAGGTGTCGCCCCTTCTTTCCAGCATCCTCACCGCAGGACCGCTCGAAAAGATCACCCGTGGCATCGACGCGTATGTGAACTTCCTCCTCGGACGCGGCTCCGGCACAGGCTGGGACCTGGAGTCAGAAGTCGCCTGTGCCAGCCAGCAGATCACCTCCAAAGCGCCCGTCATCTTCGACGTGGGTGCCAACATCGGGGAATGGTCCGTGTTCATGCACAAGTATCAGCCCCAGGCGCGGCTCTTCCTTTTTGAGCCTTCGCAGGAGTGCATCAAGCAGCTATTCGACAAGCACATCCCCAACGCCACCATCATCGGCAAAGCGTGCTCCCACCAAAGTGGTGTTGCCGACTTCTACGCCTCCAGTCCCACCGACGGCTCCGCGTCCCTGCACGCCCGTGGCGAATCCTACTTCGCTGAGGAAAAGTATCTCGTCAGTAGCGTGCCCACCACCACGATCGACGAGATCATGCACCTCGAAAGCTTGACGACCATCGACTTCCTAAAAATGGACGTCGAAGGCCATGAATACTCCGTGCTCGAAGGTGCTGCCGCAGCGCTGAAAAACCGCCGCATCCGCGCCCTTTCCTTTGAGTTTGGCGGTGGCAACATCAATTCCCGCACTTACTTCCGCGATTTTTGGAATCTGCTCACCTCCAGCGGTTTCAAATTCTACCGCGTCACGCCCGGCGGACGGCTTTTGCACCTCGACCACTACTACGAAGACCAGGAGTACTTCCGTGGCGTCTCGAACTACGTCTGCGTGCTTCAGTAG
- the larB gene encoding nickel pincer cofactor biosynthesis protein LarB translates to MNEARLRDLLSQVSQGKLAADAALERLRTLPFAEVGDVLTDTHRLIRQGFPEAVFAESKTLNQITDALTALLAGNGSALATRVSAPIAAELAQRFPTGVYDSVSRLYRIGQMERDFKQAPILVVSAGTSDQPVAEEAAQTLEFGGAKVTRISDVGVAGLHRLLSKLDLLRSASLIIAVAGMDGALPSVIGGLVAAPVIAVPTSVGYGASLGGIAALLTMLNSCASGLTVVNIDNGCGAAIAALRFLHLHATA, encoded by the coding sequence ATGAACGAAGCCCGCCTCCGCGATCTCCTTTCCCAAGTCAGTCAGGGCAAACTGGCTGCGGATGCCGCGCTCGAGCGCCTGCGCACGCTCCCCTTTGCCGAAGTGGGCGACGTGCTCACCGACACGCACCGCCTCATCCGCCAGGGCTTTCCCGAGGCTGTCTTTGCAGAGAGTAAAACGCTCAACCAGATCACCGACGCACTCACTGCGCTGCTCGCCGGGAATGGCAGCGCCCTCGCCACGCGAGTCAGCGCACCAATCGCCGCCGAGCTCGCCCAGCGCTTCCCCACGGGCGTGTATGATAGCGTCTCGCGTCTCTACCGCATCGGCCAAATGGAGCGTGACTTTAAACAAGCCCCCATCCTCGTCGTGAGCGCAGGCACCAGTGATCAACCCGTTGCTGAAGAGGCTGCGCAGACGCTGGAATTCGGCGGAGCCAAAGTCACCCGCATTTCGGATGTCGGCGTCGCCGGTCTGCACCGCCTGCTTTCCAAACTCGACCTCCTGCGCAGTGCCAGCCTCATCATCGCCGTCGCAGGCATGGACGGGGCATTGCCCAGCGTCATCGGCGGCCTCGTCGCCGCGCCTGTGATCGCCGTGCCGACCAGCGTCGGCTACGGGGCCAGCCTCGGCGGCATTGCCGCATTACTGACCATGCTCAACTCCTGCGCCAGCGGCCTCACCGTCGTCAACATCGACAACGGTTGCGGTGCCGCCATCGCCGCGCTACGTTTTCTCCACCTCCATGCAACTGCATAA
- the larE gene encoding ATP-dependent sacrificial sulfur transferase LarE, with protein sequence MAQSLIKQLKPKEISQPISKSISPLSTKSSINLTPETQLQSLRQWLHPLGQVVVAYSGGVDSTLVLKAALYTLGRENVIALLAVSPSLSQSEKQEAIALAQNLGARLEQLPTTETDDPQYQANAPNRCYFCKDNVYRALRHFAAQNGIPHVLDGMNADDTLDLRPGRAAARELQILSPLHELGFTKKNVREAAQALELPNWDKPAAACLASRVPYGTAVTPKLLSTIEQAEAALYHLGFRELRVRHHGDVARIEVPEAELSHALEERIAITTALKALGYVYITLDLVGLRSGSMNEVLTARSA encoded by the coding sequence ATGGCGCAGTCATTGATCAAACAACTGAAGCCCAAGGAAATCTCGCAGCCAATCTCCAAGTCGATCTCGCCACTCTCGACCAAGTCCTCGATCAATTTGACGCCTGAAACACAGCTTCAATCGCTCCGACAATGGCTCCACCCCCTCGGCCAAGTCGTTGTCGCCTACTCCGGAGGCGTAGATAGCACGCTCGTGCTCAAGGCAGCCCTGTACACGCTCGGTCGTGAAAACGTCATCGCGCTGCTCGCCGTATCTCCCAGCCTTTCTCAAAGCGAAAAGCAAGAGGCCATCGCGCTCGCACAAAACCTTGGTGCGCGCTTAGAACAGCTCCCCACGACTGAAACGGACGATCCGCAGTATCAGGCCAATGCGCCCAATCGCTGCTACTTCTGTAAAGATAACGTGTACCGCGCCCTACGTCACTTTGCGGCTCAAAACGGCATCCCACATGTTCTGGATGGCATGAACGCCGATGACACGCTCGACCTACGCCCAGGCCGCGCGGCGGCTCGTGAACTCCAAATCCTCAGTCCACTCCACGAACTCGGTTTCACCAAAAAAAACGTCCGTGAAGCCGCTCAAGCACTCGAACTGCCGAATTGGGACAAACCTGCCGCAGCCTGCCTCGCCTCCCGCGTGCCCTATGGCACGGCGGTGACGCCGAAACTGCTCTCCACCATCGAACAAGCCGAAGCCGCGCTCTATCACCTGGGCTTCCGTGAACTCCGTGTCCGTCACCATGGCGATGTAGCACGCATCGAAGTGCCAGAGGCTGAACTCAGTCATGCCTTGGAAGAACGTATCGCCATCACCACCGCCCTGAAAGCCCTCGGGTATGTGTACATCACCCTCGACCTCGTTGGCCTGCGCTCTGGCAGTATGAACGAAGTCCTCACCGCTCGCTCCGCATGA
- a CDS encoding glycosyltransferase family 61 protein, with amino-acid sequence MQHLKQFILRHFASKIPTLLQRPLWQSLITCRRLLWKLRNFIPGVLLRRLPGSSLQLGPPRHIAVTVEEATGLATCIEAFPAGQAPPIQPPQNHIRPDGKSLIDSLLTHRDYEAAKIAILEQARVYGPNGAVISSSDQLIAELSMEMARAFSPETLSNHSIYSQWRLPPPTQLRGLTVSLLALSVSNYYHWMLFALPKLALLPALALDPASVDHWLIPASPARFHLETLRMLGISPEKCVPTSPRGHFQAHQLVVSSPSLIKRGIPPWLSAFMRDFARTHRTPTSPVASRRLYISRQDASYRRVLNEEALQSRLHARGFQTVQADSFSVAQQMALFAEADLIVAVHGAALANLAFCRPGTALIELFAGAYVNNCYAVYATQTGLRYGAVIDQTTEAQGNLAANLQVDLATLDQVLDQFDA; translated from the coding sequence ATGCAGCACCTCAAACAGTTCATCCTTCGGCACTTTGCCAGCAAGATACCCACCCTACTTCAGAGACCACTCTGGCAGTCCCTCATCACCTGCCGCAGGCTCTTGTGGAAACTGCGCAACTTCATCCCCGGCGTCCTCCTGCGGCGACTCCCCGGATCATCCCTCCAACTTGGTCCACCCCGCCACATCGCAGTCACCGTCGAGGAAGCCACCGGCCTGGCCACCTGCATCGAGGCATTCCCCGCCGGCCAAGCCCCACCCATCCAGCCACCGCAAAATCACATTCGCCCAGATGGCAAATCACTCATCGACAGCCTGCTCACACACCGCGACTACGAAGCCGCCAAAATCGCCATCCTCGAACAAGCTCGCGTCTATGGCCCCAACGGTGCCGTCATCAGCAGCTCGGACCAACTCATCGCCGAACTCTCCATGGAAATGGCACGCGCCTTCTCCCCGGAAACCCTCTCTAACCACTCCATTTACAGCCAGTGGCGGCTTCCTCCTCCCACTCAGCTCAGGGGGCTCACCGTCAGTCTCCTCGCTCTCTCCGTCAGCAATTACTACCACTGGATGCTCTTCGCCCTGCCCAAACTCGCACTCCTCCCCGCACTCGCACTCGACCCCGCATCCGTCGATCATTGGCTCATCCCCGCCTCGCCCGCCCGCTTTCATCTCGAGACCCTGCGAATGCTAGGCATCTCACCGGAAAAATGCGTCCCCACCTCCCCTCGCGGCCACTTCCAGGCACACCAACTCGTCGTCAGCAGCCCCTCCCTCATCAAACGCGGCATTCCGCCCTGGCTCTCCGCCTTCATGCGCGACTTCGCCCGCACACACCGCACGCCGACTTCACCCGTAGCCTCACGTCGGCTCTACATTTCCCGCCAAGACGCCTCCTACCGCCGCGTCCTCAATGAAGAGGCACTCCAGTCTAGGCTCCATGCCAGAGGCTTTCAGACTGTACAGGCAGACTCCTTCTCCGTCGCCCAGCAGATGGCCCTCTTTGCCGAAGCCGACCTCATCGTCGCCGTGCATGGTGCAGCCCTCGCCAATCTCGCCTTCTGCCGACCCGGCACCGCTCTCATCGAGCTATTCGCCGGTGCCTACGTCAACAATTGCTACGCCGTCTATGCCACCCAGACCGGTCTGCGTTATGGCGCAGTCATTGATCAAACAACTGAAGCCCAAGGAAATCTCGCAGCCAATCTCCAAGTCGATCTCGCCACTCTCGACCAAGTCCTCGATCAATTTGACGCCTGA
- the epsI gene encoding EpsI family protein, with product MIWRSLLIFVLCAATALLCHFSASARGGDDSGVISQLPFVAGSFVGSEEKASEMEIKLLPADSTLIKRAYRDAAANDTLHVSLVIAGQDTRAIHRPEVCLPGQGWTITSSTVRPIEMKNGTTLHVRDLALEKLDQRTEGKKRLIRAHYIYWFVGKGVTTTSDFARQWLSFKDSVFSGINHRWAYPSAMAFVTQGMDPRKTGERPRDDAETLRMLLSFIRDITPKFQKDLATGTP from the coding sequence ATGATTTGGCGTTCTTTACTTATTTTTGTCCTGTGTGCAGCGACAGCACTCCTGTGTCATTTTTCTGCCTCAGCACGTGGAGGGGACGATAGTGGGGTGATATCTCAGCTTCCGTTTGTAGCTGGTTCTTTTGTCGGCAGTGAGGAAAAAGCCTCCGAGATGGAAATCAAGCTTCTCCCGGCTGACTCCACACTCATTAAGAGAGCTTACCGTGATGCAGCAGCCAATGACACACTCCATGTATCCCTCGTCATCGCTGGGCAGGATACGCGGGCCATACATCGGCCTGAAGTCTGCCTCCCCGGCCAGGGTTGGACCATCACCAGCTCCACCGTCCGCCCTATTGAGATGAAAAACGGCACCACGCTGCATGTCCGCGACCTCGCCCTCGAAAAGCTCGATCAACGCACGGAAGGCAAAAAGCGCCTCATCCGCGCCCACTACATCTACTGGTTCGTCGGCAAAGGCGTCACCACCACCAGTGACTTCGCACGCCAGTGGCTTAGCTTCAAAGACAGCGTCTTCTCCGGCATCAATCACCGCTGGGCCTATCCCTCCGCTATGGCCTTCGTCACCCAAGGTATGGACCCACGGAAGACTGGCGAGCGTCCGCGTGACGACGCCGAGACCCTACGCATGCTCCTCAGCTTCATCCGCGACATCACGCCGAAATTCCAAAAAGACCTCGCCACCGGCACTCCCTGA
- a CDS encoding exosortase/archaeosortase family protein: MKSKFIPCSLLAISAALLTRMLPYAAGYGAEKKTILANIAMYWQNPTWQHGALALPVALFILWRRREQIAAVPARPSNVGFAIVILGLLFYFLGYLANIFYFGYAGIMLVAAGMAVALMGLRRAWEGVFPWLMLGFAFPLIFLESSLAIKLRYLMLDLTSGVLSLLGVGVVQEGTSLLSPPNAAAGRELGDVFSLNIEGPCSGMRSLFALMFVGALFSYFRQNGLLQRWVLFFTTFPLAIIANMVRILILLGTSTFMGQEFAIGSAEQEVSTFHFLTGIVTFLVALAGLQSISWLMDRFWSRKPQTGARTVSRRVSTAVP; encoded by the coding sequence ATGAAGTCAAAGTTCATCCCCTGCTCGCTCCTAGCCATCTCTGCCGCATTGCTCACTCGCATGCTGCCGTATGCGGCTGGCTACGGTGCCGAGAAAAAGACCATCCTCGCGAATATTGCGATGTACTGGCAGAATCCCACGTGGCAGCACGGAGCGCTGGCACTGCCGGTGGCCTTGTTCATCCTCTGGCGGCGGCGTGAGCAGATCGCGGCGGTGCCTGCTCGGCCATCCAATGTCGGTTTTGCCATCGTCATCCTGGGACTGCTATTCTACTTCCTCGGTTATCTGGCGAATATCTTCTACTTCGGCTACGCAGGCATCATGCTAGTAGCAGCGGGCATGGCGGTGGCGCTAATGGGCTTGCGGCGTGCTTGGGAAGGTGTTTTCCCTTGGCTCATGTTAGGTTTTGCCTTCCCCCTCATCTTTTTGGAGAGCAGCCTTGCCATCAAGCTCCGTTATCTCATGCTCGATCTCACAAGTGGCGTGCTCAGCCTGCTCGGTGTCGGCGTGGTGCAGGAAGGGACCTCGCTTCTATCGCCTCCAAACGCTGCTGCGGGACGCGAATTGGGCGACGTCTTCAGTCTGAACATCGAAGGTCCCTGCTCCGGCATGCGCAGCCTTTTTGCGCTGATGTTTGTCGGTGCCTTATTCAGTTATTTCCGCCAAAACGGGCTACTGCAGCGTTGGGTGCTCTTTTTCACCACCTTCCCACTCGCCATCATCGCGAACATGGTGCGCATTCTCATTTTGCTCGGCACCTCCACCTTCATGGGGCAGGAGTTCGCAATAGGCAGTGCAGAGCAAGAGGTCTCCACCTTTCACTTCCTCACTGGCATCGTGACTTTCCTCGTTGCCTTAGCTGGGCTTCAGAGCATTTCCTGGCTCATGGACCGCTTTTGGAGCCGCAAACCCCAAACCGGAGCTCGTACAGTCTCCCGTCGCGTTAGCACTGCTGTTCCATGA
- a CDS encoding glycosyltransferase family 9 protein, whose amino-acid sequence MTLLIFKVNQLGDNVVFLPLVQALRACLPHWRIVVVTSSAASTLYEICCPNAEIVEKVTKDFNTAWRSPLELKRLTLTMRDLKPDACLLGDDQGNVAHLIARLSGAKICVGPLTKKVRVNVLLHERVPPPPGMHVAWHNWEIAQVLLRRLGLPELPAAPPPPDLSFFGREDHGAIVIHAGASRAYKRWPLENYVELANRLARQNKVIWMDQNHSQEEALHPGVQRLSAGSLGSFVRLLAGASYFIGNNSGPMNLASALGVPSTIFNGPSTPNWDPPWHAERFELLRDSALSCQPCDLLTHPVNACQNKVQPMICMLRWTVEEVFNRVRRRVPELG is encoded by the coding sequence ATGACTCTGCTCATATTCAAAGTGAATCAACTGGGGGACAACGTGGTATTTCTGCCGTTAGTGCAGGCCCTGAGAGCATGCCTGCCACATTGGCGGATCGTCGTGGTAACGAGCAGCGCAGCATCCACTCTCTATGAGATTTGTTGTCCAAATGCGGAGATTGTAGAGAAGGTTACGAAGGATTTTAATACTGCATGGCGCAGCCCCCTCGAACTGAAACGATTGACGCTAACCATGCGTGATCTGAAGCCCGATGCGTGCCTCTTGGGAGATGACCAGGGAAATGTGGCGCACCTCATCGCTCGGTTATCTGGAGCGAAGATATGCGTGGGACCACTCACGAAAAAAGTACGTGTAAATGTTTTGCTCCACGAGCGAGTGCCTCCACCACCCGGAATGCACGTGGCCTGGCATAATTGGGAGATTGCTCAAGTTTTGCTGCGCCGTCTTGGGCTGCCTGAGTTGCCAGCAGCGCCTCCGCCGCCAGATCTGAGTTTTTTTGGTCGCGAAGATCATGGTGCCATCGTAATCCACGCTGGTGCTAGCCGCGCTTACAAGCGCTGGCCGCTCGAAAATTACGTGGAACTGGCAAATCGATTGGCAAGGCAAAACAAAGTGATTTGGATGGATCAAAATCATTCGCAGGAGGAGGCGCTTCATCCGGGGGTTCAACGACTGAGCGCAGGCAGCCTTGGGAGCTTTGTGCGACTTCTGGCAGGCGCATCTTATTTTATCGGCAACAACTCTGGCCCCATGAATCTGGCGTCTGCATTAGGTGTGCCCAGTACGATTTTTAATGGGCCATCCACTCCGAATTGGGATCCACCTTGGCATGCTGAACGGTTTGAACTGCTGCGAGACTCCGCACTTAGCTGTCAACCTTGTGATTTGCTTACGCATCCGGTGAATGCATGTCAAAATAAGGTTCAGCCGATGATATGCATGCTGCGATGGACGGTGGAGGAGGTCTTCAATCGCGTGCGGCGCAGGGTTCCAGAGCTTGGTTAG